One genomic segment of Jaculus jaculus isolate mJacJac1 chromosome 2, mJacJac1.mat.Y.cur, whole genome shotgun sequence includes these proteins:
- the LOC101610328 gene encoding fibrinogen silencer-binding protein, giving the protein MVGKARSSNFTLSEKLDLLKLVKPYVKILEEHTNKHSVIVEKNRCWDIIAVNYNAIGVDRPPRTAQGLRTLYKRLKEYAKQELLQQKEAQSDFKSSISEPTKKVMEMIPQISSFCLVRDRNHIQSANLDEAEQAGTSSLQVMLDHHPVAIAVEVKQEEDIKPPLPLVLNPQHSDTVEPREEHELVHVMERSLSPSLSSVDMRMTSSPSSVPRRDDFFRHESGEHFRSLLGYDPQILQMLRDEHQIILENQKNFGLYVQEKRDGLKRRQQLEEELLRAKIEVEKLKAIRLRHDLPEYSSC; this is encoded by the exons ATGGTAGGAAAGGCTAGATCTTCCAATTTTACCTTATCTGAAAAGCTCGATTTGCTAAAGCTTGTGAAGCCATATGTGAAAATTCTCGAAGAACATACTAATAAACATTCAGTAATAGTAGAAAAGAATAGATGTTGGGATATCATAGCAGTTAACTATAATGCAATTGGAGTAGACCGCCCTCCTCGAACAGCCCAGGGCCTACGCACCCTTTACAAAAGGCTCAAAGAATATGCCAAACAGGAGCTattgcagcagaaagaggcccaATCAGATTTTAAAAGCAGTATTTCTGAGCCAACCAAGAAAGTTATGGAGATGATTCCCCAGATTTCCAGCTTTTGCCTGGTAAGAGACAGGAACCACATACAAAg TGCAAACTTGGATGAGGCTGAACAAGCTGGTACCAGTTCCCTGCAGGTAATGCTGGATCACCATCCCGTGGCTATTGCAGTGGAGGTGAAGCAAGAAGAAGACATTAAACCACCTCTTCCACTGGTTTTAAATCCTCAACACAGTGATACTGTAGAGCCAAGAGAAGAGCATGAATTAGTACATGTTATGGAAAGATCCTTGTCGCCCTCACTTTCTTCTGTTGATATGAGAATGACATCATCTCCATCTTCTGTGCCAAGGAGAGATGATTTTTTTCGCCATGAGAGTGGAGAACACTTTAGGTCACTGCTAGGGTATGACCCTCAGATCCTGCAAATGTTAAGAGATGAGCATCAGataattttagaaaatcaaaaaaattttggATTATATGTTCAAGAGAAGAGGGATGGATTGAAAAGAAGGCAGCAGCTAGAGGAAGAGCTACTAAGAGCAAAAATTGAAGTGGAGAAGCTTAAAGCAATTCGTTTACGGCATGATTTACCGGAATATAGTAGCTGCTAa